In Zobellia roscoffensis, the following are encoded in one genomic region:
- a CDS encoding DUF4494 domain-containing protein gives MSATWYECKVKYRKLDETSGTQKVKTEPFLVDAISYTEAESRITEEMSVYLSDTDEIKITNIKVANYAEIHPFENSDRWFKSRVSLIAFDEESGKERKTNQYLLVQANDVKEAYDNTVGVMKDTMGEYTIPAISESPIMDVFPYFSGEEDELKRLEKFNALKDSVPVNLEMDEKLEMADVLVESEEE, from the coding sequence ATGAGTGCAACGTGGTATGAATGCAAAGTGAAATATAGAAAACTTGATGAAACATCAGGTACACAAAAGGTAAAGACAGAGCCTTTTTTGGTGGATGCTATTTCGTATACGGAAGCCGAAAGTAGAATAACCGAAGAAATGTCCGTTTACTTAAGTGATACCGATGAAATTAAGATTACCAATATAAAAGTGGCAAACTACGCAGAGATCCACCCTTTTGAAAATTCTGACCGCTGGTTTAAGTCTAGAGTATCTTTGATCGCTTTTGATGAGGAAAGTGGTAAAGAGCGTAAAACGAATCAATACCTATTGGTACAGGCAAATGATGTAAAAGAAGCGTATGACAATACGGTTGGTGTTATGAAGGATACCATGGGCGAGTATACCATACCTGCTATTTCAGAATCCCCAATTATGGATGTATTCCCTTATTTTTCTGGTGAAGAAGATGAACTGAAGCGCTTGGAGAAATTCAATGCGTTAAAAGATTCTGTTCCCGTAAATCTTGAAATGGATGAAAAACTGGAGATGGCCGATGTGCTAGTAGAAAGTGAAGAAGAGTAG
- a CDS encoding sigma-70 family RNA polymerase sigma factor — protein MRQLKITKQITNRDTKSLEKYFQEISKIDLITPEEEVELTRKIREGDDVALNRLVNANLRFVVSTAKQYQGSGLRLSDLINEGNIGLVKAAKRFDETRGFKFISYAVWWIRQSILQAISNHSRMVRIPLNKISEISKINKVHSSLEQRHQRPPSAIEIAKELDMNAAQVKFAMKNSGKHLSMDAPFQEGESSSLYDVIQSKDATSPDANMMVDSLRTDLDHILNTLPDRESAIIKLYYGIGERSPRSLSEIGELFDITRERVRQIREKSIRMLRNRSQNEILKAYL, from the coding sequence ATGAGGCAACTGAAAATCACGAAACAAATTACAAACAGAGACACTAAATCCTTAGAAAAGTACTTTCAAGAAATATCAAAAATTGATTTGATTACCCCAGAGGAAGAAGTGGAACTAACAAGAAAAATTCGTGAAGGAGATGATGTTGCCCTTAATAGATTAGTAAATGCCAATCTACGGTTCGTAGTTTCTACGGCAAAACAATACCAAGGAAGCGGATTACGACTTTCTGACCTGATCAATGAAGGTAATATTGGTTTGGTAAAAGCAGCCAAACGTTTTGATGAAACGAGAGGATTTAAATTTATCTCCTATGCCGTATGGTGGATCAGACAATCCATATTACAGGCCATTTCCAATCACTCGCGAATGGTACGGATACCGCTTAACAAAATAAGCGAAATCAGTAAAATCAATAAGGTGCATTCTTCTTTGGAACAAAGGCATCAAAGACCTCCTAGCGCCATAGAAATTGCTAAGGAATTAGATATGAATGCCGCTCAAGTGAAATTCGCTATGAAAAATTCTGGAAAGCATTTATCTATGGATGCCCCTTTTCAAGAAGGAGAATCTTCTAGTTTATATGACGTTATTCAATCTAAAGACGCCACTAGCCCTGATGCTAATATGATGGTCGATTCACTAAGAACCGATCTAGACCATATTTTAAATACACTCCCGGACAGAGAAAGTGCTATTATTAAGTTATACTATGGCATTGGCGAACGCAGCCCAAGAAGTTTAAGTGAAATTGGTGAACTTTTTGATATTACAAGAGAACGGGTAAGACAAATAAGGGAAAAATCTATCCGTATGCTCAGGAATAGGTCTCAGAACGAAATTTTAAAAGCATATCTGTAA